Proteins encoded in a region of the Xylocopa sonorina isolate GNS202 chromosome 11, iyXylSono1_principal, whole genome shotgun sequence genome:
- the Rab23 gene encoding RAS oncogene family member Rab23 isoform X2 has product MREEELEISLKVVIVGNGAVGKSSMIQRFCKGTYTRDYKKTIGVDFLEREIEVDGEDVRLMLWDTAGQEEFDAITAAYYRGAHACVLAYSATDRDSFDAIPSWKLKVENECGEIPTVLVQNKMDLVDQCVIDPDEAERLGRALGCKLLRTSVKEDVGVMSVFRHLASRCLHEMRRCDDDYQDDLRLYSAGPRSPSVISAFSPNGSTCGRSTGNGTIILRPGAKTKNHKKRNFVKNACRLL; this is encoded by the exons ATGCGGGAGGAAGAACTCGAGATATCACTCAAG GTGGTGATAGTCGGTAACGGAGCTGTAGGGAAATCGTCGATGATCCAAAGGTTTTGTAAAGGCACGTACACGAGAGACTACAAGAAGACGATTGGCGTTGATTTTTTGGAACGGGAGATCGA AGTGGACGGCGAGGACGTAAGACTGATGCTGTGGGATACCGCCGGCCAGGAGGAATTCGACGCAATCACCGCGGCTTATTATCGCGGCGCCCATGCCTGCGTCCTCGCTTATTCAGCTACCGACAGGGATTCCTTCGACGCCATTCCTTCGTGGAAGCTGAAG GTGGAAAACGAGTGCGGCGAAATTCCCACGGTTCTTGTACAAAACAAGATGGACCTCGTTGATCAGTGCGTCATTGATCC GGACGAAGCTGAGAGACTCGGTCGTGCCCTGGGCTGTAAGCTTCTAAGAACGTCCGTGAAAGAGGATGTCGGAGTCATGAGCGTCTTCCGGCATTTGGCGTCACGATGTCTCCACGAGATGCGTCGCTGCGACGATGACTATCAGGACGACCTGAGATTATATTCTGCCGGGCCTAGATCTCCTTCTGTAATAA GTGCATTTAGTCCAAATGGATCCACGTGTGGTCGGAGTACGGGGAATGGTACCATAATTTTGCGGCCAGGGGCCAAAACAAAGAACCATAAGAAAAGGAATTTCGTAAAAAACGCTTGCAGGCTACTTTAG
- the LOC143429410 gene encoding uncharacterized protein LOC143429410, with the protein MRRLSMKNKCRESETTSDSNSEEDGVACLSIADNYGMKKGKENENVDSPRRSLAKKRTSRGRHSQKETTDEFPPSPEVENTVDSEEKNKNVGKAGSSKRLKKDDQKTSTLTKSEGNNEKEYEVEKLVGQRTIKGRRQFLVRWKGYGEDSDTWEQEKDLNCAELIEEYLAENTEDEEENKIKKSDNTPKLQKIKSPKVEKKSKRSKTSLKKQTENGKQITAADDDKNEKDNQKEFEVEKIIEVHFKKNKTREFLIRWKGFTSADDTWEPEENLNCPELIEKFMQKVEKAKTTEARELRANRPHTKRYTLTTHEQGRRLSRRNMDKQRAMYHECDE; encoded by the exons ATGCGCAGACTAAGTATGAAAAATAAATGTAGAGAGTCGGAAACAACCAGTGACAGCAATTCCGAAGAAGATGGCGTCGCGTGTCTAAGTATAGCCGACAACTACGGAATGAAGAAAGggaaagaaaatgaaaatgtGGATTCACCACGCAGAAGTTTGGCCAAAAAACGCACCTCTCGCGGCCGGCATAGTCAAAAGGAAACAACCGACGAGTTTCCTCCGTCGCCTGAAGTCGAGAACACTGTAGATTCAGAAGAAAAAAATAAGAATGTCGGAAAAGCTGGTTCAAGCAAGAGACTTAAAAAAGATGATCAAAAGACATCTACTTTGACGAAGTCAGAGGGGAATAAcgaaaaagaatacgag GTAGAAAAATTAGTTGGCCAACGTACAATCAAAGGTCGCCGTCAATTTTTAGTTAGATGGAAGGGATACGGTGAAGATTCTGATACATGGGAACAAGAAAAAGATTTAAATTGTGCAGAATTGATCGAAGAGTATCTAGCTGAAAATACAGAGGACGAGgaagaaaataaaattaaaaaatcagataacactccaaaattgcAAAAGATTAAATCTCCTAAGGTGGAAAAAAAATCAAAAAGATCCAAAACAAGCCTAAAAAAACAAACAGAGAATG gtAAACAAATAACAGCAGCAGATGATGATAAGAATGAAAAGGATAATCAGAAAGAATTTGAAGTAGAAAAAATTATAGAAGTGCattttaaaaaaaataaaacaagaGAATTTTTGATTCGTTGGAAAGGATTTACATCAGCGGATGATACATGGGAACCAGAGGAAAATTTAAATTGTCCTGaattaattgaaaaatttatgCAAAAGGTTGAAAAAGCCAAAACTACTGAAGCACGCGAACTTAGGGCAAATCGGCCACATACAAAAAGATACACATTAACTACACATGAGCAAGGACGGAGATTATCTCGACGAAATATGGATAAGCAAAG AGCTATGTACCATGAGTGTGATGAATAA
- the Rpl38 gene encoding ribosomal protein L38 — protein MPREIKEIKDFLLKARRKDAKSVKIKKNADNVKFKVRCSRFLYTLVITDKEKAEKLKQSLPPGLQVKEVKRSERM, from the exons ATG CCACGAGAAATTAAAGAAATCAAAGACTTTCTCTTGAAAGCCAGAAGGAAAGATGCAAAAT CTGTGAAAATTAAGAAGAATGCTGATAATGTGAAGTTTAAAGTTCGCTGTTCACGATTTTTGTACACCCTTGTCATTACAGACAAAGAAAAGGCAGAAAAGTTAAAACAGTCGTTACCTCCAG GTCTTCAAGTAAAGGAAGTAAAAAGAAGCGAGCGTATGtaa
- the LOC143428894 gene encoding BAG family molecular chaperone regulator 2 codes for MDSQLPHIVESADCDGSLKSKDRLINLLDQIEVHVEQLRKDASRLEEERDTLLTTLDTLRNNEILSLLEDTDRDDILRYAERLSMRCLTVDVLVKIQRDQIQEEALHQVNGLIDSLVISLRDDPVGTRQRCASFMNACTSQGFGQSDKNFETAILGCTMDDQKRIKKRLQGLLDYIDKMHTIQLL; via the exons ATGGATAGTCAGTTGCCGCATATTGTAGAAAGCGCGGATTGTGACGGTTCGTTAAAATCAAAAGACAGGTTAATCAATCTTCTTGATCAGATTGAAGTACACGTAGAACAGCTGAGGAAAGATGCTTCGAGACTTGAAGAAGAAAGAGATACACTTCTAACCACCTTAGACACACTTAGGAATAATGAAATCCTGAGTCTATTGGAAGACA CCGACAGAGATGATATACTAAGGTATGCAGAGAGATTATCAATGCGATGTTTGACTGTTGATGTTTTGGTAAAAATTCAGCGTGATCAGATACAAGAAGAAGCGTTACACcag GTAAATGGTTTGATCGATAGTTTAGTGATTAGTCTTCGTGATGATCCAGTCGGAACTCGACAGCGTTGTGCATCTTTCATGAACGCCTGTACTTCACAAGGATTCGGTCAGTCTGACAAAAATTTTGAAACAGCTATTCTTGGATGCACTATGGACGATCAGAAACGGATAAAGAAAAGATTGCAAGGATTATTGGATTATATTGACAAAATGCACACAATTCAATTACTGTGA
- the Rab23 gene encoding RAS oncogene family member Rab23 isoform X1, translated as MREEELEISLKVVIVGNGAVGKSSMIQRFCKGTYTRDYKKTIGVDFLEREIEVDGEDVRLMLWDTAGQEEFDAITAAYYRGAHACVLAYSATDRDSFDAIPSWKLKVRLSRAYETYTSRLNRCKHVSVENECGEIPTVLVQNKMDLVDQCVIDPDEAERLGRALGCKLLRTSVKEDVGVMSVFRHLASRCLHEMRRCDDDYQDDLRLYSAGPRSPSVISAFSPNGSTCGRSTGNGTIILRPGAKTKNHKKRNFVKNACRLL; from the exons ATGCGGGAGGAAGAACTCGAGATATCACTCAAG GTGGTGATAGTCGGTAACGGAGCTGTAGGGAAATCGTCGATGATCCAAAGGTTTTGTAAAGGCACGTACACGAGAGACTACAAGAAGACGATTGGCGTTGATTTTTTGGAACGGGAGATCGA AGTGGACGGCGAGGACGTAAGACTGATGCTGTGGGATACCGCCGGCCAGGAGGAATTCGACGCAATCACCGCGGCTTATTATCGCGGCGCCCATGCCTGCGTCCTCGCTTATTCAGCTACCGACAGGGATTCCTTCGACGCCATTCCTTCGTGGAAGCTGAAGGTACGACTCTCGAGAGCATACGAGACATACACATCGCGGCTGAACCGGTGCAAGCACGTTTCC GTGGAAAACGAGTGCGGCGAAATTCCCACGGTTCTTGTACAAAACAAGATGGACCTCGTTGATCAGTGCGTCATTGATCC GGACGAAGCTGAGAGACTCGGTCGTGCCCTGGGCTGTAAGCTTCTAAGAACGTCCGTGAAAGAGGATGTCGGAGTCATGAGCGTCTTCCGGCATTTGGCGTCACGATGTCTCCACGAGATGCGTCGCTGCGACGATGACTATCAGGACGACCTGAGATTATATTCTGCCGGGCCTAGATCTCCTTCTGTAATAA GTGCATTTAGTCCAAATGGATCCACGTGTGGTCGGAGTACGGGGAATGGTACCATAATTTTGCGGCCAGGGGCCAAAACAAAGAACCATAAGAAAAGGAATTTCGTAAAAAACGCTTGCAGGCTACTTTAG
- the Rab23 gene encoding RAS oncogene family member Rab23 isoform X3, translating into MLITLRSECGRKNSRYHSRVDGEDVRLMLWDTAGQEEFDAITAAYYRGAHACVLAYSATDRDSFDAIPSWKLKVRLSRAYETYTSRLNRCKHVSVENECGEIPTVLVQNKMDLVDQCVIDPDEAERLGRALGCKLLRTSVKEDVGVMSVFRHLASRCLHEMRRCDDDYQDDLRLYSAGPRSPSVISAFSPNGSTCGRSTGNGTIILRPGAKTKNHKKRNFVKNACRLL; encoded by the exons ATGCTAATCACGTTACGGTCAGAATGCGGGAGGAAGAACTCGAGATATCACTCAAG AGTGGACGGCGAGGACGTAAGACTGATGCTGTGGGATACCGCCGGCCAGGAGGAATTCGACGCAATCACCGCGGCTTATTATCGCGGCGCCCATGCCTGCGTCCTCGCTTATTCAGCTACCGACAGGGATTCCTTCGACGCCATTCCTTCGTGGAAGCTGAAGGTACGACTCTCGAGAGCATACGAGACATACACATCGCGGCTGAACCGGTGCAAGCACGTTTCC GTGGAAAACGAGTGCGGCGAAATTCCCACGGTTCTTGTACAAAACAAGATGGACCTCGTTGATCAGTGCGTCATTGATCC GGACGAAGCTGAGAGACTCGGTCGTGCCCTGGGCTGTAAGCTTCTAAGAACGTCCGTGAAAGAGGATGTCGGAGTCATGAGCGTCTTCCGGCATTTGGCGTCACGATGTCTCCACGAGATGCGTCGCTGCGACGATGACTATCAGGACGACCTGAGATTATATTCTGCCGGGCCTAGATCTCCTTCTGTAATAA GTGCATTTAGTCCAAATGGATCCACGTGTGGTCGGAGTACGGGGAATGGTACCATAATTTTGCGGCCAGGGGCCAAAACAAAGAACCATAAGAAAAGGAATTTCGTAAAAAACGCTTGCAGGCTACTTTAG